The following coding sequences lie in one Komagataeibacter sucrofermentans DSM 15973 genomic window:
- a CDS encoding 3'-5' exonuclease produces MTELTPDEMEHMATTLEGTGRYRVLRPLAPRVLAQYPPEAGTRLGMFLDLETTGLSAAKDEIIEFGIVPFVYTLDGRILGSLEPFSRLREPSRPIPPQITALTGITPAMVAGQSVTPEEVASFVAPASLIIAHNADFDRKFAERFTPAFTTKPWACSMKDVDWAAEGFEGRKLSYLGMQAGFWFDGHRAVDDCLAGIAILDRVLPVSGQPALAALLENARQVRCRIWAENAPYEFKDQLRQRGYRWNDGTDGNPRAWSISLPEAEVEAELAFLNAEVFARPVELPVTRITPWDRFSTRC; encoded by the coding sequence ATGACAGAGCTGACCCCCGACGAGATGGAACACATGGCGACCACGCTGGAAGGAACGGGCCGCTACCGCGTGCTGCGCCCGCTCGCCCCGCGCGTGCTGGCGCAATACCCGCCCGAGGCGGGCACGCGGCTGGGCATGTTCCTTGATCTCGAGACTACGGGGCTGAGTGCGGCGAAGGATGAGATCATCGAATTTGGCATCGTGCCCTTCGTTTACACGCTGGATGGACGGATTCTGGGCAGCCTTGAACCGTTCAGCCGCCTGCGCGAGCCCTCGCGCCCCATTCCGCCCCAGATCACCGCGCTGACCGGCATCACCCCGGCCATGGTGGCGGGCCAGTCGGTCACACCTGAGGAGGTGGCCAGTTTCGTAGCGCCCGCCTCACTCATTATCGCACATAATGCAGATTTTGACCGCAAGTTTGCCGAGCGTTTTACCCCGGCCTTCACCACCAAGCCCTGGGCGTGTTCCATGAAGGATGTGGACTGGGCGGCGGAAGGTTTTGAGGGGCGCAAGCTGTCCTATCTGGGCATGCAGGCAGGGTTCTGGTTCGATGGGCATCGCGCGGTGGATGATTGCCTGGCGGGCATTGCAATCCTCGACCGGGTGCTGCCTGTGTCAGGGCAGCCTGCCCTTGCGGCGCTGCTGGAAAACGCCCGGCAGGTGCGCTGCCGCATCTGGGCGGAAAACGCGCCCTATGAGTTCAAGGACCAGTTGCGCCAGCGCGGCTACCGGTGGAATGACGGCACGGATGGCAACCCGCGGGCGTGGTCCATCTCGCTGCCCGAGGCGGAGGTGGAAGCCGAACTGGCCTTTTTGAATGCAGAGGTCTTTGCCCGCCCGGTGGAACTGCCGGTAACACGGATCACGCCGTGGGACCGCTTTTCCACCCGTTGCTGA
- a CDS encoding HNH endonuclease domain-containing protein — translation MTPFLSDCPKPDTSWRAVVLFGRNVASYKFALAQSLLEMAERSTTRVLLSDLAEPFSRHLCQHLARVDRQGTSRSSRFLDTCRAFNRDEITATQLRDATTKLGFVNVIDAFHMVGKGPVPHRFFVDERTAGGPPAIRLTDELYKLRERFRADDLADETEARWRLVEGAWQYDLPRANVAVQLDSETQELFVQKVRRVSLSRVRPSLNGYQKGHCFYCGCDMPLAAADVDHFFPWMLRERGLMPDADGIWNLVLACRDCNRGEGGKFASVPSDRLVARLHARNSWLVESHHPLRETIMLQTGQSEEARRSFLRSRQQIARDALIHTWEPAEEHHD, via the coding sequence ATGACCCCTTTTCTTTCAGATTGCCCGAAACCGGATACATCATGGCGTGCGGTCGTGCTGTTCGGGCGCAATGTCGCGTCCTATAAATTCGCGCTCGCGCAAAGCCTGCTGGAAATGGCGGAGCGGTCTACGACCAGAGTCCTGCTGAGCGATCTGGCGGAACCGTTTTCGCGGCATCTGTGCCAGCACCTGGCCCGTGTGGACCGGCAGGGCACATCGCGATCCAGTCGGTTTCTGGATACCTGTCGCGCATTCAACCGCGACGAAATCACCGCAACGCAACTGCGCGATGCCACGACCAAGCTGGGGTTTGTCAACGTGATCGATGCCTTCCACATGGTCGGCAAGGGTCCGGTGCCGCACCGCTTTTTCGTGGATGAACGAACGGCAGGCGGACCGCCAGCCATCCGCCTGACGGATGAACTCTATAAATTGCGCGAACGGTTCCGGGCCGATGATCTGGCGGATGAAACGGAAGCCCGATGGCGCTTGGTGGAAGGTGCATGGCAGTATGACCTTCCGCGCGCCAATGTGGCCGTGCAACTGGACAGCGAAACGCAGGAACTGTTTGTACAGAAAGTGCGACGGGTCTCGCTCAGCCGCGTCCGCCCATCGCTGAATGGCTACCAGAAAGGCCACTGTTTCTATTGCGGGTGCGACATGCCACTGGCAGCAGCGGACGTAGACCATTTCTTTCCGTGGATGCTGCGGGAACGTGGCCTCATGCCGGATGCTGACGGAATCTGGAATCTGGTCCTGGCCTGTCGGGACTGCAACCGGGGCGAGGGTGGCAAGTTTGCCAGCGTGCCATCCGACAGGCTTGTCGCGCGGCTGCACGCCCGCAACTCATGGCTGGTGGAAAGCCATCACCCGCTGCGCGAAACCATCATGCTGCAGACAGGCCAGAGCGAGGAGGCCCGGCGCAGCTTCCTGCGCTCCCGGCAGCAGATCGCCCGTGACGCCCTGATCCATACATGGGAACCAGCCGAGGAGCATCATGACTGA
- the recJ gene encoding single-stranded-DNA-specific exonuclease RecJ, with product MPVTDLTSPAPAAQLAQDGAVPAVLGVTHSVTGRRWTWRAGSQASHADRMGMAIAQQTGLPEIVGRMLALRHISPDQVESYIRPVMGQMLPDPSTLVDMDVTAERMARAIRNGETIGLFGDYDVDGACSTALLTAFLRTQGCTVLTHIPDRMTEGYGPNIPAIEALQAQGASLIVCLDCGTAAVDVLEHVSQSCDVIVLDHHQVQGALPRVLATVNPNRPDCPSGLRSICAAAVAFLAAGATTRLLRSEGWFDTHPDPQLKNSLDLVALATVCDVMPLTGLNRAFVIHGLNIMARRGRTGLAALLEAAGARDPLSAFTCGFALGPRINAGGRIADSGLGLRLLLSHDAAEAQALADKLNSVNHNRQSVEAGILDRAMELAAAQREQGHAVLVLSGRDWHPGVVGIVAGRIKEKFNRPVLVGAELDDGSVKGSARSVPGQDLGGAIIAARQAGLLTSGGGHAMAAGFGLPAEGVPALHDFLDRYLASAADLPDAVDLTIDAVVNVAAADVALATDMDRLAPFGPGNDEPLIALPRVRVAYAERIGREGNTLRLTLQGEGRGPRLKALVFRANESPIAPVLEDRDAPPLHLAGWLRAESWNGRTSATFFIRDVAIAQ from the coding sequence GTGCCTGTTACCGACCTGACATCGCCCGCCCCTGCCGCACAACTGGCACAGGACGGAGCCGTGCCCGCCGTGCTGGGGGTGACCCACAGCGTGACAGGGCGGCGATGGACATGGCGGGCGGGCAGCCAGGCCAGCCATGCCGACCGCATGGGCATGGCCATTGCCCAGCAGACCGGCCTGCCCGAGATCGTGGGCCGCATGCTCGCGCTGCGTCATATCAGCCCCGACCAGGTGGAAAGCTACATCAGGCCCGTCATGGGCCAGATGCTGCCCGATCCCTCGACGCTGGTGGACATGGACGTGACCGCCGAGCGCATGGCGCGCGCCATCCGCAATGGCGAGACCATCGGGCTGTTTGGCGATTATGACGTGGATGGCGCCTGTTCCACTGCACTCCTGACCGCCTTCCTGCGCACGCAGGGCTGCACGGTGCTCACCCACATCCCCGACCGCATGACGGAGGGCTACGGCCCCAACATTCCCGCCATTGAAGCCCTGCAGGCGCAGGGTGCCAGCCTCATCGTCTGCCTCGACTGCGGCACGGCGGCGGTCGATGTGCTGGAGCATGTCAGCCAGAGTTGCGATGTGATCGTGCTCGATCACCATCAGGTGCAGGGCGCGTTGCCCCGCGTGCTGGCCACGGTCAACCCCAACCGGCCCGACTGCCCCTCCGGCCTGCGCAGCATCTGCGCGGCAGCGGTGGCCTTTCTGGCAGCCGGAGCCACCACGCGCCTGCTGCGCAGCGAAGGGTGGTTTGACACCCATCCCGACCCGCAACTCAAGAACAGCCTCGACCTGGTGGCCCTGGCCACCGTGTGCGACGTGATGCCGCTGACCGGGCTGAACCGCGCCTTCGTGATTCATGGGCTGAACATCATGGCGCGGCGCGGGCGCACGGGGCTTGCAGCCCTGCTTGAGGCCGCGGGCGCGCGTGACCCGCTCTCCGCCTTTACCTGCGGGTTTGCGCTTGGGCCGCGCATCAATGCCGGGGGGCGCATTGCCGATTCCGGGCTGGGGCTGCGGCTGCTGCTGTCACATGATGCCGCCGAGGCACAGGCGCTGGCCGACAAGCTCAATTCCGTCAACCATAACCGCCAGAGCGTGGAAGCCGGCATTCTGGACCGCGCCATGGAACTCGCCGCCGCCCAGCGCGAACAGGGGCATGCCGTGCTGGTGCTGAGCGGGCGCGACTGGCACCCCGGCGTGGTGGGCATCGTGGCCGGGCGGATAAAGGAAAAATTCAATCGCCCCGTGCTGGTTGGCGCGGAACTTGATGATGGCAGCGTCAAGGGCTCGGCCCGCTCCGTGCCGGGGCAGGATCTGGGCGGCGCCATCATTGCAGCACGCCAGGCAGGGCTGCTGACATCGGGCGGCGGCCATGCCATGGCAGCGGGCTTTGGGCTGCCCGCCGAAGGGGTTCCGGCACTGCACGACTTTCTTGACCGCTACCTCGCCTCCGCCGCCGATCTGCCCGATGCGGTGGACCTGACCATTGATGCCGTGGTGAACGTGGCCGCCGCCGACGTGGCGCTGGCAACCGACATGGATCGCCTCGCCCCCTTTGGCCCGGGCAATGACGAACCGCTCATCGCCCTGCCCCGCGTGCGCGTGGCCTATGCCGAGCGGATCGGGCGCGAGGGCAATACCCTGCGCCTCACACTCCAGGGCGAAGGCCGGGGCCCACGGCTCAAGGCGCTGGTGTTCCGCGCCAATGAAAGCCCCATCGCCCCGGTGCTGGAAGACCGCGATGCGCCCCCGCTGCACCTTGCAGGCTGGCTGCGGGCCGAGAGCTGGAACGGGCGGACATCGGCCACATTCTTCATCCGCGACGTGGCGATCGCTCAATAA
- a CDS encoding homoserine dehydrogenase: MTSKPSSSPAPKPPLRIGIAGLGTVGAGVMKLLRENAALIRARAGRELVVTAVSARDRTRDRGVDLAGVAWCDTPEELATHPNVDVVAELIGGAEGAARLTVTRALENRRPVVTANKALIAIHGAELACTAQAAGVPLMFEAAVAGGIPAIKTVREGLAADRILKIGGILNGTCNYILSVMHETGRDFAEILADAQKLGYAEADPSTDVDGIDTAHKLAILAGLAFGRPVVFASVYIEGIRRIGALDLQFARKMGYRIKLLGIARQHENGIEARVHPCLVPQDASIAQVNGVFNAVVAEGAFVGRLMLEGRGAGEGPTATAVCADLIDIARGAAIPVWGCDADSLTQAVALPAKSFMGEYYLRLNVEDRPGVIADITAVLRDNGVSLRSMLQHADAHETRPDGTHAVPLVLLTHKTNEAAMQHALHHIAELPAVLDEPALIRIDAG; encoded by the coding sequence ATGACTTCTAAACCTTCTTCTTCGCCCGCACCCAAACCGCCCCTGCGCATCGGCATTGCAGGGCTGGGCACGGTTGGCGCTGGCGTTATGAAACTGCTGCGCGAGAACGCGGCCCTGATCCGCGCCCGCGCCGGGCGCGAACTGGTGGTGACCGCCGTCAGCGCGCGCGACCGCACGCGCGACCGTGGGGTTGACCTGGCAGGCGTTGCCTGGTGCGACACGCCCGAGGAACTCGCCACCCACCCCAATGTGGACGTGGTGGCCGAACTGATTGGCGGCGCCGAGGGCGCTGCCCGCCTGACCGTAACCCGCGCGCTGGAAAACCGCAGGCCGGTGGTGACCGCCAACAAGGCGCTGATCGCCATCCACGGCGCGGAACTGGCCTGCACGGCGCAGGCCGCAGGCGTGCCGCTGATGTTCGAGGCGGCGGTGGCCGGCGGCATTCCCGCCATCAAGACCGTGCGCGAAGGGCTGGCGGCGGACCGCATCCTTAAAATTGGCGGCATCCTCAACGGCACGTGCAACTACATCCTGAGCGTGATGCACGAGACCGGCCGCGACTTTGCCGAGATCCTGGCCGATGCCCAGAAGCTGGGCTATGCCGAGGCCGATCCCTCCACCGATGTCGATGGGATCGACACCGCCCACAAGCTGGCCATCCTTGCGGGGCTGGCCTTCGGGCGGCCGGTGGTGTTCGCCTCCGTCTATATCGAGGGCATCCGCCGCATTGGCGCGCTTGACCTGCAGTTCGCGCGCAAGATGGGCTACCGCATCAAGCTGCTGGGCATTGCCCGCCAGCATGAAAACGGCATCGAGGCCCGCGTGCATCCGTGCCTTGTGCCGCAGGATGCCTCGATCGCGCAGGTCAATGGCGTGTTCAACGCCGTGGTGGCGGAGGGCGCGTTTGTCGGCCGCCTGATGCTTGAGGGCCGGGGTGCTGGCGAAGGGCCTACGGCCACCGCCGTGTGCGCCGACCTGATCGACATCGCGCGCGGCGCCGCCATTCCCGTATGGGGCTGCGATGCCGACAGCCTGACGCAGGCCGTGGCCCTGCCCGCCAAATCGTTCATGGGCGAATACTACCTGCGCCTGAACGTGGAAGACCGCCCCGGCGTGATTGCCGACATCACCGCCGTGCTGCGTGACAATGGCGTGTCGCTGCGCAGCATGCTCCAGCATGCCGATGCGCATGAAACCCGCCCCGACGGCACCCATGCCGTGCCGCTGGTGCTGCTGACCCACAAGACCAACGAAGCGGCCATGCAGCACGCCCTGCACCACATTGCGGAACTGCCTGCCGTGCTGGACGAACCTGCCCTGATCCGCATCGACGCGGGCTAG
- a CDS encoding amidohydrolase family protein, producing MPRIRPALMAVLASLPALCGTTHAQAAGPVLLRHATVIDGTGQPAQADMDILIENGHITATGHGLKPAAHARVRDLSGLSVLPGLISDHSHVGQVSGTYNGAENYTRANILAELAQYERYGVTTVVALGLNRSPLFDDLRREQHAGLNPGADLFGVDQGIGAPDGVPPENMFHIGPDQVFRPTTPAETRAAVDRMVDEGTDLIKLWVDDFRNGVPGAHPLPKMRPAIYRAAIAQAHARGKRVAAHIHDLVDARALVVAGVDILAHGVRDRPIDPALINAMRAQGTGYIATLSLDEASYIFAEHPEWLDDPFLSFGLSPALRQQFADPAWRARTLAAPLTAAAHRALAMNMQNLMAVYRAGIPVGFGTDSGATPVRIPGFAEHREVRLSIMAGLTPLQAITLATGDAAHLMHLTDRGTIAPGQWADLLVVQGNPTVEPAALDRIRQVWHRGQPVSGPLPGQSTHQK from the coding sequence ATGCCCCGAATCCGCCCTGCCCTGATGGCCGTTCTGGCCAGCCTGCCCGCCCTGTGCGGCACTACCCATGCCCAGGCGGCAGGACCCGTGCTGCTGCGCCATGCCACCGTGATTGACGGCACGGGACAGCCTGCGCAGGCCGATATGGATATCCTGATCGAAAACGGGCACATCACCGCCACGGGGCACGGCCTGAAGCCGGCCGCCCATGCCCGCGTGCGCGACCTGTCAGGACTGAGCGTGCTGCCGGGGCTGATTTCGGACCACAGCCATGTAGGCCAGGTCAGCGGCACCTATAACGGAGCGGAAAACTATACCCGCGCCAATATCCTCGCCGAACTCGCGCAATATGAACGATACGGCGTGACAACGGTGGTCGCACTCGGGCTGAACCGCTCGCCGCTGTTTGATGACCTGCGGCGCGAACAGCATGCGGGCCTCAACCCCGGTGCCGACCTGTTTGGCGTGGATCAGGGCATTGGCGCGCCCGATGGCGTGCCGCCTGAAAACATGTTCCATATCGGCCCCGATCAGGTCTTTCGCCCCACCACGCCTGCCGAAACACGCGCCGCCGTCGACCGCATGGTCGATGAAGGCACGGATCTGATCAAGCTGTGGGTTGATGATTTCCGCAATGGCGTGCCCGGCGCGCACCCCCTGCCCAAGATGCGGCCTGCGATCTACCGCGCCGCCATTGCGCAGGCCCACGCAAGGGGCAAGCGGGTTGCCGCCCATATTCATGACCTCGTCGATGCCCGCGCCCTGGTGGTGGCAGGCGTGGACATTCTGGCCCACGGCGTGCGCGACAGACCCATAGACCCCGCGCTGATCAACGCCATGCGCGCGCAGGGTACGGGCTATATCGCCACGCTCTCGCTTGATGAGGCCAGCTACATCTTTGCCGAACACCCGGAATGGCTTGACGATCCCTTCCTGTCCTTCGGCCTTTCGCCCGCGCTGCGCCAGCAATTTGCCGATCCCGCCTGGCGGGCCAGAACGCTGGCAGCGCCCCTGACAGCCGCCGCGCATCGGGCGCTGGCCATGAACATGCAGAACCTCATGGCGGTTTACCGCGCGGGTATTCCCGTTGGGTTCGGCACGGATTCAGGGGCCACGCCAGTGCGCATTCCCGGCTTTGCGGAACATCGGGAAGTGCGCCTGTCCATCATGGCCGGGCTGACGCCATTACAGGCCATTACGCTGGCCACGGGCGATGCCGCGCACCTCATGCATCTGACCGACCGGGGCACCATAGCACCCGGCCAGTGGGCCGACCTGCTGGTGGTGCAGGGCAACCCCACGGTGGAACCTGCCGCGCTGGACCGGATCAGGCAGGTCTGGCATCGTGGCCAGCCCGTCTCCGGCCCGCTGCCCGGTCAGAGCACGCACCAGAAATGA
- a CDS encoding bifunctional 2-polyprenyl-6-hydroxyphenol methylase/3-demethylubiquinol 3-O-methyltransferase UbiG, with translation MTEVPDTLAWYDRNASHFEARTASVDMKAIHGLFLPDIPPGGHILDAGCGVGRDALAFARAGYRVTAMDGSAAMVRLARKRTAGYPVSVHHMTFAELDWTNRFDGFWACAALLHLPPTELETALTRLAQALKPSGTGYASFKAGTGERVENCRYFFDMTEEKLQNTIRNTPLRLRLCSITTDQAGDRPSVTWLNAVFDLK, from the coding sequence ATGACTGAGGTTCCCGATACGCTGGCATGGTATGACCGCAACGCCAGCCATTTTGAGGCGCGTACCGCCAGCGTGGACATGAAGGCGATCCATGGGCTTTTCCTGCCCGATATTCCCCCCGGTGGACATATTCTGGACGCCGGTTGCGGAGTGGGGCGCGATGCGCTGGCCTTTGCCCGTGCCGGGTATCGCGTTACCGCCATGGATGGCAGCGCCGCCATGGTCAGGCTGGCACGTAAAAGAACAGCGGGATACCCGGTTTCGGTGCATCACATGACGTTTGCGGAACTGGACTGGACCAACCGGTTCGATGGTTTCTGGGCCTGTGCCGCTCTCCTGCATCTGCCCCCGACAGAACTCGAAACGGCTCTGACAAGACTGGCACAGGCGTTGAAACCCTCAGGGACGGGTTATGCCTCGTTCAAGGCAGGAACAGGTGAAAGGGTTGAAAACTGTCGTTATTTTTTTGATATGACCGAAGAGAAACTGCAAAATACGATCAGGAATACCCCATTGAGGCTACGGTTATGTTCCATCACGACAGACCAAGCGGGAGATCGGCCATCAGTAACATGGCTGAATGCGGTTTTTGACCTGAAGTGA
- a CDS encoding ion channel: protein MAQDAGPQTPPRPSPLAGDRPQSLHKVEDQGHDTIVRVGQVDRIWSDFYHHALTAPWRTFFYSSLLVYVGVNLLFALLYMADSQGVKGADPHSFADFFFFSVQTLSTVGYGGMVPVSRTANLIATVEVLGGMMINALATGLIFARFSRPRARVMFSKKALILPEGGQLHLDIRIANCRRSPILSVDVEFALARLIHTPSGRVVRQFDPLALQQSHVPVLRFACTPTHVIDTSSPLDGLTEKDLAAQEAEIIVSLTGTDEASGQTVFARSAYGFDRMLYNHRFVDIINAGPDGRITVDYTRFDQTESPLDENTGVAEYLADQPD, encoded by the coding sequence ATGGCACAGGACGCCGGGCCACAAACGCCCCCACGCCCCAGCCCTTTGGCAGGCGACAGGCCGCAATCCCTCCACAAGGTCGAGGATCAGGGACACGATACGATCGTGCGCGTGGGGCAGGTGGACCGGATCTGGTCCGATTTCTACCACCATGCCCTGACAGCACCGTGGCGCACGTTCTTTTACAGTTCGCTGCTGGTTTACGTGGGGGTCAATCTGCTTTTCGCGCTGCTGTACATGGCCGACAGCCAGGGCGTTAAGGGGGCTGACCCGCACAGCTTCGCTGATTTTTTCTTCTTCAGCGTGCAAACCCTCTCCACCGTAGGTTATGGCGGCATGGTGCCCGTCAGCCGCACCGCCAACCTGATCGCCACCGTGGAAGTGCTGGGTGGCATGATGATCAACGCTCTGGCCACGGGCCTCATCTTCGCGCGTTTCTCGCGCCCGCGCGCCCGGGTCATGTTCAGCAAAAAGGCGCTGATCCTGCCGGAAGGCGGCCAGCTTCACCTTGATATCCGCATCGCCAACTGCCGCCGCAGCCCCATCCTGTCGGTCGATGTGGAGTTTGCGCTTGCCCGCCTCATTCACACGCCATCAGGCCGGGTGGTGCGGCAGTTCGATCCGCTTGCGCTCCAGCAGTCGCATGTGCCGGTGCTGCGCTTTGCCTGCACGCCCACCCATGTCATCGATACCAGCAGCCCCCTTGATGGCCTGACGGAAAAGGATCTTGCGGCGCAGGAGGCGGAAATCATCGTCAGCCTGACCGGCACCGACGAGGCATCGGGCCAGACCGTTTTTGCGCGCTCCGCTTACGGATTTGACCGCATGCTGTATAATCACCGCTTCGTCGATATCATCAACGCCGGGCCGGATGGGCGGATCACCGTTGACTACACCCGCTTTGACCAGACCGAATCCCCCCTCGATGAAAATACAGGGGTGGCGGAATATCTGGCTGACCAGCCGGACTGA
- a CDS encoding LL-diaminopimelate aminotransferase, which produces MTEEFHRIRRLPPYVFAEVNKAKAAARARGEDIIDLGMGNPDTPTPPHIVQKLVETVSDPRAHRYSVSRGIPGLRRALAGYYERRFNVKLDPETEVIATLGSKEGLANLASAITSPGDTILVPNPSYPIHQFGFIIAGASVRSIPATPDDEMLEALDRAVRHSVPKPTALIVNFPSNPTAYLADLDFYRKLVAFARKHEIWILSDLAYAEIYFGDKVPPSILEVPGAKDIAVEFTSLSKTYSMAGWRMGFAAGNPKLISALTRIKSYLDYGAFTPIQVAAVAALSGPQDCVAEIRDIYRKRRDVLIQGLHAAGWDVPSPEGSMFAWAPIPEQFRELGSVGFSKLLLREAGVAVAPGLGFGEHGEGFVRIGLVENTQRLRQACRSIRHFMTEHGGLAPTSQQAAPLPEEQPAHS; this is translated from the coding sequence ATGACCGAAGAATTCCATCGTATCCGCCGCCTGCCGCCCTATGTCTTCGCTGAAGTCAACAAGGCCAAGGCCGCCGCCCGAGCGCGGGGGGAGGATATTATTGATCTCGGCATGGGCAATCCCGACACGCCCACGCCGCCGCATATCGTGCAGAAGCTGGTCGAGACCGTGTCGGACCCGCGCGCGCACCGCTATTCGGTCAGCCGGGGCATTCCCGGCCTGCGCCGGGCGCTGGCGGGCTATTACGAGCGCCGCTTCAACGTAAAGCTTGACCCCGAGACCGAGGTGATCGCGACCCTTGGCTCAAAGGAAGGGCTGGCCAACCTCGCCTCCGCCATCACCAGCCCGGGCGACACCATTCTGGTGCCCAACCCCTCCTACCCCATCCATCAGTTCGGCTTCATCATCGCGGGTGCGTCCGTGCGCTCCATCCCGGCCACGCCGGATGATGAAATGCTCGAGGCCCTCGACCGCGCGGTGCGCCATTCGGTGCCCAAGCCCACGGCGCTGATTGTCAATTTTCCGTCAAACCCGACCGCGTACCTGGCCGATCTCGATTTCTACCGCAAGCTCGTGGCGTTTGCCCGCAAGCACGAGATCTGGATCCTGTCCGACCTGGCCTATGCCGAGATCTATTTTGGCGACAAAGTGCCCCCCTCGATCCTTGAAGTGCCGGGGGCGAAGGATATCGCGGTCGAGTTCACCTCGCTGTCCAAGACCTATTCCATGGCGGGCTGGCGCATGGGCTTTGCTGCGGGCAACCCGAAGCTGATCTCGGCGCTGACGCGCATCAAGTCCTACCTTGATTATGGCGCGTTCACCCCCATTCAGGTTGCGGCGGTGGCGGCCCTGAGCGGCCCGCAGGACTGTGTTGCCGAAATTCGCGACATCTACCGCAAGCGCCGCGACGTGCTGATCCAGGGCCTGCACGCGGCAGGATGGGATGTGCCCTCGCCCGAGGGCTCGATGTTTGCCTGGGCGCCGATTCCCGAGCAGTTCCGCGAACTTGGCAGCGTTGGCTTCTCCAAGCTTCTGCTCAGGGAGGCAGGCGTTGCCGTAGCGCCGGGGCTTGGCTTTGGCGAGCATGGCGAAGGCTTCGTGCGCATCGGCCTGGTGGAAAACACCCAGCGCCTGCGGCAGGCCTGCCGCTCCATCCGCCATTTCATGACGGAACATGGCGGCCTTGCGCCCACCAGCCAGCAGGCCGCTCCCCTGCCTGAAGAACAGCCCGCCCATTCATGA
- a CDS encoding OmpA family protein, producing MGKRVPSPSPGRFFFPPSCSARAARPAMLALCAAALAGCVHHQDTVDTVTQWYHQYQGGVISHQRPPPPGTHQPYPKIGLGPRKAPELPSPDLREDITADLEAQHELNERQDAIMGTMPTMTDIPPIPSRTQFGTQSASLRTADSPDTPAATAATPAPSPEGTTPEAATPTTQTGQDGRPLYGGNGLLLMPEVSTMVSEHPEAIPANLPPIAQEAPALPKVGGITLPDNAERDGLDLPSYHLASADDGPTVHFLPGSDHIADGEDEVVDNAVRERDGNFIIVNGYGNAASATAEGQTAALNLAILRARTVTAMLVARGVPAARIVVRAHAFGNGARIAVVR from the coding sequence TTGGGAAAGCGGGTGCCATCGCCAAGTCCCGGAAGATTTTTTTTTCCGCCATCATGCAGCGCGCGTGCCGCACGGCCCGCCATGCTGGCCCTGTGCGCGGCAGCGCTTGCGGGCTGCGTGCACCACCAGGACACGGTCGATACCGTGACGCAGTGGTACCACCAGTACCAGGGCGGCGTGATCAGCCACCAGCGCCCCCCGCCACCGGGCACCCACCAGCCCTACCCGAAAATCGGGCTTGGCCCGCGCAAGGCGCCCGAACTCCCCTCGCCCGACCTGCGCGAGGACATTACCGCCGACCTCGAGGCCCAGCACGAACTCAACGAGCGCCAGGATGCGATCATGGGCACCATGCCCACGATGACGGATATTCCGCCCATCCCCTCGCGCACGCAGTTCGGCACGCAGTCCGCCTCGCTCAGGACGGCGGACAGCCCTGACACGCCTGCCGCTACCGCCGCCACGCCCGCCCCGTCGCCAGAAGGCACCACGCCCGAGGCCGCCACCCCCACCACGCAGACCGGCCAGGACGGGCGCCCGCTTTATGGCGGCAACGGCCTGCTGCTCATGCCCGAGGTCTCGACCATGGTGAGCGAACACCCCGAGGCCATTCCCGCCAACCTGCCGCCCATAGCCCAGGAAGCCCCGGCCCTGCCCAAGGTGGGCGGCATCACCCTGCCTGACAACGCGGAGCGTGACGGGCTCGATCTGCCAAGCTACCACCTTGCCAGCGCCGATGACGGACCAACGGTGCACTTCCTGCCCGGATCCGACCACATTGCCGATGGCGAGGACGAGGTGGTGGACAACGCCGTGAGGGAACGCGACGGTAATTTCATAATCGTGAACGGCTACGGAAATGCCGCCAGCGCCACGGCGGAAGGGCAGACCGCCGCCCTCAACCTTGCCATCCTGCGCGCCCGCACCGTCACCGCCATGCTCGTGGCGCGTGGCGTGCCCGCCGCCCGCATCGTGGTGCGTGCCCATGCCTTTGGCAATGGTGCAAGAATTGCAGTGGTGCGCTAG